Proteins from one Anopheles nili chromosome 2, idAnoNiliSN_F5_01, whole genome shotgun sequence genomic window:
- the LOC128732150 gene encoding hornerin gives MSTSSERVEWVEIIEPRTKEHMYANLTTGECVWDPPEGVTIKRTDASQWWELFDANTCRFYYYNVASQKTVWHRPQNCDIIPLAKLQTLKQNTDPSDRKDATLPHHHHHHYHHTAGSGGSGSGGGGSGSSGGIASLAASSKLSGSGTMGKSCGHRTTTGVTDYRDRDHHHRSSSSGHRRTGGGGGALDQRSNSELLASPQGRHSLQHRFPPKILTSPLADAAGSHSSIGRLDSHKFCRHRHQPTSSSGATGGAISVPSSGSIRGSQRYPASYQHGQLHPSQQHHHQRHQHHHHPDGGSFKSTEGSLSGSYRRLHGGGSGMAGSVPDTGGSLLRYGSGSNGYATNGHSSSSSVGGNSGTGSRKHNPDSSSTGYRMLQESSSSHNIPHSVVVPSPSASTAAVSAMSSSEKLALGALHHSPALPPPHQMLSYSVSNSSDLAAGSLSSPSHSMSTPQFKKKLMHDGGIGGSASKSSSKDGNLVGGMVSKHESFDYGGNPSASSISLTRSGSFLSSAGITSGVGGALGTPTSSRPYGPSGSGGSHHSSVGSYRKGSFDGNGGSGNVGSGIGSGGGGGGGGGGGSDDSMHEKYFKSVENTPISRRRNTTSSKSPLQQQKQSSDSSPQSPISPQQQQQQQQQSKVQRPSALSVELSPGGSYQNNGSSSKSSHKNSNTNSSNVAVDYANEQYNLDGLAGGKSDKYLDKMKHDRTGKISPGAVSLGGSGGGKQSAAYPPTIPGSSSSSHPAEHANSGSTSKGSGGKDQFSLNLNQPNLDRHNKEMHRQHEQQQTLEKKSSGSTHTVASNNSSTHNAKHDKRSRNYNNQNTASGTGFDFDYDNGNTSPLYCNWDKKMQEHLLPLQNYIMEQAKLSGSYGLGDHDSDSLHSDSQSEHSFSGHEPDNEDSDHSDGHGDYLAHYPYEEYGARHAQDSGVSYYNFDFNFGDRDEKEDISEEVTAKLESMPDQIYSPVKNHPPLHKFPTPVIPGSRHGLGNSGMLSDTVDRGTSGIPIGSGNGTFGSKTSYLQQMAAAAGQHQQQQLSGIMQQQNQPQQKINKATLLQRFQENLTLGAPAPGVGSNGKIAEMALLKECDIEKFAQDNLNLHSKGIFRKKSSVRDMLSWTSNAISRPMLSLARDKAGKKMATDLFKLVQIYMGDRKARIGMSLNSVAIDIVTMAMGQAQLRDELYIQMCRQTTENQSRDSLIRGWELMAICLSFVPPSPTFQPALLGYINRHRDPSFATSFPEVGKWPIHVQISHYATIACRRLDRIGSSGRKQAKRPTEDEINQAREQIFRDSMFGNTLNEVMELQKERFPERQLPWIQTTLSEQVLLLNGKQTEGIFRVPADVDEVNMLKNLIDRWEFPENKGTMDAHAPASLLKLWYRELYDPLIPDELYEQCVQTEDPVEAAAIVEKLPKINRLVLTYLIHFLQQFSLPDIVVNTKMDSSNLAMVFAPNLLRCQSQDPKVILENARKEMTFMRTLIQHMDTSSVTNLV, from the exons ATGTCAACATCATCAGAAAG AGTGGAATGGGTGGAAATCATCGAACCCCGCACAAAGGAACACATGTATGCGAATCTTACAACAGGCGAATGTGTGTGGGATCCTCCAGAG GGCGTTACAATTAAACGGACAGACGCTTCGCAGTGGTGGGAGCTGTTCGACGCGAATACCTGCCGCTTCTACTACTATAATGTTGCCTCACAGAAAACCGTGTGGCATCGGCCACAAAACTGTGATATCATCCCTTTGGCCAAGCTGCAAACCCTGAAGCAAAACACCGACCCGAGCGATCGTAAGGATGCCACTCTTccgcatcaccatcaccatcactaCCATCATACTGCTGGCAGTGGCGGcagtggtagtggtggtggaggaagcGGAAGTAGCGGAGGTATCGCTTCACTCGCGGCTTCATCGAAGCTGAGCGGAAGTGGCACGATGGGAAAGTCATGCGGCCATCGGACGACGACGGGCGTCACGGATTATCGTGATCGggatcatcaccatcgcagCTCCAGTTCCGGCCATCGACGTacaggcggtggtggtggtgcgttaGACCAGCGCAGCAACAGCGAACTCTTGGCTAGTCCGCAAGGAAGACATAGCCTTCAGCATAG GTTTCCACCGAAAATCCTAACCTCGCCCCTGGCTGACGCGGCTGGTAGTCACTCTTCGATCGGTCGACTGGATTCGCACAAATTTTGCAGACACAGACACCAGCCGACGAGCAGTAGCGGTGCAACTGGAGGCGCTATATCGGTGCCCTCTTCTGGCTCGATACGCGGCAGTCAGCGTTATCCGGCCAGCTATCAACACGGGCAGCTTCATCCGTcacagcagcatcatcatcaacgccatcagcatcatcaccatccgGACGGCGGATCGTTTAAATCCACCGAGGGCAGTCTGTCGGGTAGCTACCGGCGGCTGCACGGCGGTGGCAGTGGCATGGCAGGCAGTGTTCCGGACACCGGTGGCAGCTTGTTGCGGTATGGTAGTGGCTCCAATGGCTACGCGACAAATGGCcacagtagcagcagcagcgttggCGGCAACAGTGGCACGGGTAGTAGAAAACACAATCCTGACAGTAGTAGTACCGG CTACCGGATGCTGCAGGAAAGTTCCAGCTCCCACAACATTCCGCACTCGGTTGTAGTTCCTTCACCGTCCGCGTCGACGGCGGCTGTGTCCGCGATGAGCAGTAGCGAAAAGTTGGCCCTCGGAGCGTTGCATCATTCGCCGGCACTTCCGCCACCACATCAGATGCTGTCGTACTCGGTCTCGAATTCGTCGGATCTTGCCGCCGGAAGTCTCTCGTCTCCATCGCACTCAATGAGCACGCCACAGTTCAAGAAGAAGCTGATGCATGACGGCGGAATTGGTGGTTCTGCCTCGAAATCTTCCTCCAAAGATGGCAACCTCGTTGGCGGCATGGTGTCTAAGCACGAAAGTTTCGATTACGGCGGCA ATCCTAGCGCGTCGTCGATCTCTCTCACCCGGTCGGGCAGTTTCTTATCGTCGGCGGGAATCACTAGCGGTGTTGGAGGAGCACTCGGAACACCCACCTCCTCCAGGCCGTACGGTCCATCGGGGAGCGGCGGCAGCCATCATTCTTCCGTTGGTTCCTATCGGAAAGGTAGCTTCGATGGAAACGGTGGCAGCGGTAACGTAGGAAGTGGCATCGGtagcggcggcggcggtggtggtggcggtggaggaggaaGTGATGATTCGATGCatgagaaatatttcaaatcggTCGAAAATACGCCGATTTCGCGAAGGCGCAACACCACGTCGTCCAAATCGCCCTtgcagcaacaaaagcaatcGAGCGATTCTAGTCCCCAGAGTCCAATTAgtccccagcagcagcagcagcagcagcagcaaagcaaaGTGCAGCGACCGTCTGCATTATCGGTGGAGCTGTCTCCCGGCGGTAGTTACCAgaacaacggcagcagcagtaaatCTAGTCACAAAAACAGCAATACCAATAGCAGCAACGTTGCAGTAGATTACGCGAACGAGCAGTACAATTTGGATGGGCTTGCTGGTGGTAAATCGGACAAATATCTCGATAAGATGAAGCACGATCGGACGGGTAAAATATCGCCAGGTGCCGTATCGCTGggcggcagtggtggtggaaagcAATCAGCTGCTTATCCACCGACCATTCCCGGATCATCGTCATCTAGTCATCCTGCGGAGCATGCGAATAGCGGCAGCACTTCGAAGGGTAGTGGTGGAAAAGATCAGTTTTCATTAAACCTGAACCAACCTAATCTAGATAGACATAACAAGGAAATGCACAGGCAAcacgagcaacagcaaacgTTGGAGAAAAAGTCGTCGGGATCGACACACACCGTCGCATCGAACAATTCGTCAACGCACAACGCGAAACATGACAAGAGATCGCGAAATTACAACAATCAAAACACTGCTAGTGGAACCGGGTTCGACTTTGATTACGACAACGGAAACACCTCTCCTTTGTACTGCAACTGGGATAAG AAGATGCAGGAACATCTGCTTCCACTGCAGAATTACATTATGGAGCAAGCAAAACTGTCAGGTTCTTACGGTCTCGGTGATCACGATTCAGACTCACTTCACTCGGATAGTCAGTCGGAGCATTCGTTTTCTGGACACGAGCCAGATAACGAGGACTCCGATCATTCGGATGGGCATGGAGATTATTTGGCACACTATCCTTACGAAGAATATGGCGCTCGACATGCTCAGGATAGTGGCGTTTCGTACTAcaattttgatttcaattttggTGATCGCGATGAAAAGGAAGACAT ATCCGAGGAGGTTACCGCAAAGTTGGAAAGCATGCCCGATCAAATATACAGCCCCGTGAAGAACCATCCCCCGTTGCACAAATTTCCAACGCCAGTCATTCCGGGGTCTCGACATGGTCTTGGCAATTCCGGAATGCTTTCCGATACTGTTGATCGTGGTACTTCTGGCATCCCGATTGGTAGTGGAAATGGCACGTTTGGCTCAAAGACGTCTTACCTGCAACAGATGGCTGCCGCCGCTgggcagcatcaacaacaacaacttaGTGGAATaatgcagcagcaaaatcaacctcaacaaaaaatcaacaaggCTACGTTGTTGCAGCGGTTTCAAGAAAATCTAACACTTGGAGCACCCGCACCGGGTGTTGGGAGTAACGGTAAAATAGCTGAAATGGCTTTACTGAAGGAATGCGATATTGAAAAGTTTGCGCAGGACAACCTGAATCTCCATTCCAAAGGCATTTTCCGTAAGAAATCTTCCGTGAGGGACATGTTGAGTTGGACGTCAAATGCCATCAGTCGTCCGATGCTTTCGCTGGCACGTGACAAAGCAGGCAAAAAGATGGCTACCGATCTTTTTAAACTAGTTCAAATATACATGGGAGACAGGAAGGCACGAATTGGCATGAGTTTGAACTCGGTAGCAATCGATATCgtgacgatggcgatgggacAGGCACAGTTGAGAGATGAACTTTACATTCAAATGTGCCGTCAAACGACAGAAAATCAAAGTCGTGATTCGCTGATACGTGGTTGGGAACTGATGGCAATCTGTCTGTCGTTTGTACCCCCGTCACCCACATTCCAACCGGCCTTGTTGGGCTACATCAATCGCCATCGAGATCCTTCGTTCGCAACCAGTTTTCCCGAGGTTGGCAAATGGCCGATCCATGTCCAGATTTCACACTACGCTACTATAGCGTGCCGTCGCTTAGATAGAATCGGTAGCTCCGGCCGAAAACAAGCCAAACGACCGACGGAAGACGAAATCAATCAAGCACGGGAGCAAATATTCCGCGACAGCATGTTTGGCAACACTCTCAACGAAGTGATGGAGCTGCAGAAGGAACGGTTTCCGGAACGACAATTGCCTTGGATACAAACGACGCTTTCCGAGCAA GTGCTGCTTTTaaacggaaagcaaacagaagGCATTTTCCGAGTGCCAGCTGATGTAGATGAAGtaaatatgttgaaaaatctAATTGATCGTTGGGAATTTCCCGAAAACAAGGGAACTATGG ATGCACATGCACCTGCTAGTTTACTGAAATTATGGTATCGTGAATTGTACGATCCACTGATTCCGGATGAACTGTATGAGCAGTGTGTCCAAACAGAAGACCCTGTCGAGGCAGCCGCCATCGTTGAGAAGTTACCTAAAATCAACAGATTG GTTCTAACGTATCTGATACACTTCCTGCAGCAATTTTCGTTGCCCGACATTGTTGTTAACACAAAAATGGATTCTTCCAATTTGGCTATGGTGTTTGCTCCTAATTTGCTCCGTTGTCAATCCCAGGATCCAAAGGTTATTCTTGAGAATGCTCGTAAAGAGATGACGTTCATGAGAACTCTCATACAACATATGGACACATCCAGTGTAACGAACTTGGTTTGA
- the LOC128724288 gene encoding N-acylneuraminate cytidylyltransferase A gives MGGTPIFTILLVGIGLASASDKACGTSIAALVLARGGSKGIPLKNIVEIQPNQTLLGRALDTIRQSGVFDAIWVSTDHEQIAVEAYLHGANVFARSEVHAQDHSTSLDATREFLDAHPEIDKFALVQCTSPLLRVHYLEEAALQLTSQECSECEERTPSCIFSVIRSYKLRWRKDAANGRLEAINFDPFARPRRQDWAGELVETGMFYFADRQMIIEANSFQNNRCSVVEVEEIDALEIDNQKHLELARLLIALE, from the exons ATGGGTGGAACCCCAATATTCACCATTCTTTTGGTTGGCATCGGGTTAGCCAGTGCATCTGATAAGGCCTG TGGGACATCAATTGCAGCTCTTGTACTCGCGCGTGGAGGATCTAAAGGAATCCCGTTGAAGAACATTGTGGAAATTCAACCAAATCAAACTCTGTTGGGACGGGCGCTGGATACAATCCGTCAATCGGGAGTGTTTGACGCGATTTGGGTGTCGACCGATCATGAGCAGATCGCCGTCGAAGCATATCTTCACGGAGCAAACGTGTTTGCCCGTTCGGAAGTTCACGCCCAGGACCACTCCACTTCACTGGATGCGACGCGCGAATTTCTAGACGCTCATCCGGAGATAGATAAATTCGCTTTAGTGCAGTGCACATCCCCGCTGCTGAGAGTGCACTATCTTGAAGAAGCTGCACTCCAGCTCACGTCCCAGGAATGCTCCGAATGCGAGGAGCGTACCCCTTCCTGCATATTCAGTGTGATTAGAAGCTATAAGCTGCGGTGGAGAAAAGATGCTGCAAATGGACGCTTGGAGGCGATTAACTTCGACCCTTTCGCGCGCCCAAGACGCCAAGACTGGGCTGGTGAGCTGGTGGAAACTGGCATGTTTTACTTCGCAGATCGACAAATGATAATAGAGGCTAATAGTTTTCAAAACAACAGATGCTCCGTCGTGGAAGTAGAGGAAATCGATGCTCTAGAGATCGACAACCAGAAGCATCTAGAATTGGCGCGCCTTTTAATCGCGTTAGAGTGA
- the LOC128731474 gene encoding uncharacterized protein LOC128731474 has product MAWKRPENVPYPAVWHTFQAKDTDGDRLVTYRVQDLPEERSEEAVLHMLEHFVYDEPTCRAKNIVNDQRSMEEIAGLWREFVKLRMILVCFKEGSDEFAGMNMLYVARKDDKEEYHCKGDVWRCIYDLVDYSIKQANIYERYGVNEYLGAMGLSVAPKYRGRGIATEILRARIPLCKAVGLPLTSTCFTAIGSQVAAAKAGFEETHVVSYEDMAGVDDRFVFPNITTKYVKCMSKRVE; this is encoded by the exons ATGGCATGGAAGCGACCGGAAAACGTACCGTACCCCGCGGTATGGCACACCTTTCAGGCCAAGGACACGGACGGTGATCGATTGGTGACGTATCGCGTACAGGATCTTCCGGAGGAACGTTCCGAGGAAGCGGTTCTACACATGCTGGAGCATTTCGTGTACGACGAACCGACGTGCCGAGCGAAAA ACATTGTTAACGACCAACGGAGCATGGAAGAAATAGCCGGACTGTGGCGCGAGTTTGTCAAACTACGGATGATACTGGTGTGCTTCAAGGAGGGCAGCGATGAGTTTGCCGGAATGAACATGCTGTACGTCGCGCGGAAAGATGACAAGGAAGAGTATCAT TGCAAAGGTGATGTCTGGCGATGCATATACGACCTTGTCGATTACAGCATTAAGCAAGCGAACATTTACGAGCGGTACGGCGTTAACGAGTACCTCGGAGCCATGGGTTTGTCGGTTGCCCCGAAGTACCGTGGACGGGGTATTGCAACTGAGATCCTGCGTGCGCGGATACCTCTTTGCAAGGCTGTGGGCCTGCCACTTACGTCCACCTGTTTCACGGCTATAGGATCGCAGGTGGCTGCCGCCAAGGCAGGTTTCGAGGAAACGCACGTCGTATCGTACGAGGACATGGCAGGAGTCGACGATCGCTTCGTATTTCCGAATATTACCACCAAGTACGTGAAATGTATGTCCAAACGGGTCGAATGA